The genomic window CTAGGATTTTACTTATGCAAAATATACAATTGACCTCATTAAATCAAAAAGAACTTCTTCCCGGGTTTTAGTCTGCAATTTACTACATTTGTCAACTTAAGGTTCTTCACACCTATGGATGAAGTGGTTTAAATTTTTCGTAATTGGCTGCAAAATGTTCTTTTTCACTTACTTTTTACCATTTTTAAGTTCCGTAATTATGGCTATGCAACTAAAAAATAATTTCAATTAAGCAAAAAATACCTATTTTTCGCTTCAATCAGAAAAGTTTGAATCATTTCAATGAATTTAGAAATTTATGATATATAGGACTATTTATTACTTTATCTTTTGTTTGTTATTACTAGTATCGTCAGTAAGAGCAGACAATTACTTAAAGTCTGCAATGCAAGCCGTACCCACTTGTACAACTACCATCATTCCAACCGCTACGCAAGACAATGTTCCGGTCAACCTTCGTTTTGAATGGAACGCTGCAGCCAGGGCTTCCGGATATTTTATCTCTATAGGTACTTCAGAAAATACGGAGGATATTCTAACCCGTACGGATGTAAACAACACTACTACGTATCTACCTTCTAATCTTTTACCCTTCAGAACCGAACTCTTTGTTAAAATCATACCCTATAACGGTATCGGTGAAGCTCAAGATTGTGAATCAATAAGGTTTATAACAGAAGATGAACCTTTTGTTGCTCCTAAAACTTTGAAAGGTTTTTCACCTAACGGGGATGGTATTAATGATCGTTGGGAAATCGCCAATATTGAAGACTATCCTCAAAACGAAGTATATATATATAATCGATGGGGTTCCTTAGTTTTTAAAACAAAAGGCTACGACAATAAGGAAAATATTTTTAAAGGTATTGCGAACCAAGGTACTAATATTGGTGCCGATGAATTACCGGAGGGTACTTACTTCTATCAGGTTATTAACGTTCCATCCGGGGCAATTGACCGACCTAAAGGAATGGTGATCATAAAAAGATAGTGATGCGACATTTATTACAAAAATTAGTCATAATCGGTTTTTTATCTTTTGTTCAGGCTTTGTCCGGTCAGCAACTTCCTTCATTTGATCAATATTATTACAATAATGTTCTGATTAACCCTGCTTACGCTGGTTTTCCTGAATTTATAGAAATTATCACCAGTACTACTCAAACCTTTACCGGTTTTGAAGGGAATCCCAGAACTATTAATTTAACCGGAAATGCTCCGGTTTTTGACCGCCAGGGAGGAATTAGTGCCGGATATACCCGGGATGAGGTTGGAGTTACCAGTGCTACTAAATTTTTTGCTTCGTATGCTTACCGAATTGATTTGGACAATAATTATGACAATATTCAATGGTGGCATTATAACCCTACCTTTATTTCATTCGGTTTGCAAACTAGTTTATTGTTCTTAGAAAATAACTTACTATCATTGGGAGTCGAAGGAGATCCTGTTTTTCAGGATATTATAGATGTAACTATTCCTACCGCGAATATTGGTATTTTATTAAATGAAAAAGAGTTTTTTGTAGGGCTTTCCGTAATTCAGTTATTTCCTAATATTTTCTTTTCTGAGAAGAACATAAAATTACAAAGTTCTTATCAATTACACGGTGGTTATTACTGGGTAATAACTGGTAACAGTCCATTAGTTATAAAACCTCATACGCTTTTAAAATATGTACCTAACGCCCCGGCGCAATTGGATATCAACCTAGCAGCAAAATTTAAAAACGGGCTGGAGATCGGAACTGGGTATCGCTCTGATGATACGCTTAACTTTGTTGCGGGATTCTACTTTTACAAAAGATGGCGCGCGATGTATACCCTAAATCAAAGCTTTAACAATAACCCTATTAGCGGACGCCATGGTTTGGTATTAAGTTATCAATTTGGGAACGGATATTAGGAGGTTAAAAATTACTATTTTTAAAACGCTAATTATTTTCGTACATATCTTTGGAACAAACAGTAATATCTCACTTCTATTCTTTTTACAAATACAATTTTCCCTGTAAGTAATGAACCTGAATTCATTTTTTGTATGATCTCAAATTACTAAATTTGCCTTTATATTTAATCATCACATTATCTATTATAATTTAAAATCTTAAACTAAAATTTAAAACTTTGCATGATGAAAAAAACGTACCCTTTACTTATTATTAGTATTGTACTCTTATTATTAAGTACTTCTTTCTCGCAACTTCAGGCACAGAAATTACTGAAAGGTTCTCTAATGGTCGACGGAGTTCGCAGAACTTACAAAATATTCATACCCTCAAAATATCGTCCGGGTAAGAAAGTCCCTTTACTTTTAAACTTTCATGGATATACCATGAACGCGGGATTGATGGTTGCATACGCTGAATTCCGACCAATTGCTAACCGCGAAAATTTTATTGTAGTGTATCCTCAAGGCTTAAGGGATTTTACAGATACCACTCATTTTAATGTTGGATGGGGTAACAGTAATGTGGATGACCTTGCTTTTACTAAAGCCTTATTAAATCAAGTAGAAGCTACCTATTCTATTGATAAAAAAAGAATTTATAGTACCGGTTTTTCAAACGGAGGTTTTTTTAGTTATAAACTAGCCTGTGAACTTAGTGGTCGTATTGCAGCTATCGCCTCAGTTGCCGGTAGTGTAACTCGCGGACAATTTGCCAATTGTCCAACAGTACATCAAATGCCAATATTGGAAATTCACGGTACTAATGATGAAACGGTTGATTATAATGGTAGTGACTTATTTACACCAATTCCTGATGTGTTATCTTATTGGATTAATTTTAATAACACTCGTAGCGTTCCTCAAACCCGTCAAGTACGTAACAAGGCATGGTGGGACGGATCTACCGTTACCGAACTGACATATTCAGGTGGTAAAAATGGTGCAATTGTAAAACATTTTAGGGTAAATAATGGAGAACATTCATGGCCAGGAACTTTTGTTCCCTTTGGAACCAATTTTGATATCAAAGCCTCCAGGGAAGTGTGGAACTTTTTATCACAATATGATATAAACGGATTAAGAAAAGGTGCGAATAAAAGTACGCTCTCTTCAGAAGGTACTGAAGAAGCTATTAGTTTTTATTTTGATGTAAACTCAAGCATTCTAGCTGTTGATCAGGTTAAGAATGATGGTCAACCATATGCCGTAGTTTCTATGGAAGGTAAATTAGTAGACAAAGGTGTTTTATTTAAAGATGATAATTACATCAACCTTTCTACGCTTTCTACCGGAATGTATGTTTTAACCACAGCTGAAGAATCCTATAAGTTTATTAAAAAATAAAGGGGACCCTACAAGTTTCTAATGTAAAGATGCTTCTAATAAGGTTATTCCTAGTTAGAAGCATTTTTTTGTAATTTACCTTAATTTCTAAGGATTTAAAGGAAAAATTATAATAAGACTTGTAAGATTATAGCTAGCTCAACATAAAATAACATGAATCTTTATATAAAGTTAATTTGTTATGCAACGTGAATTATTCTATGGTATTGATTTTTAATATGGTAATAGTTAATCTTGATTCCTGAATCTAGAAGCGATAGCGACCTGCCCGTCTGCAGGCGGGTTTTAATTCTTTACCGGATATTAATATTTCTAAAAGAAAAAATTTAAAGAATCAAAGTGAAGACTGCAATCATATTTCCAGGGAAGAGGATTCTTTAATTTGAAGGCTCTATATTTTATTTATGAAAATTCATTTCGCTCTAGTTTAAATAAGCGTTGTTAATATAAGTTAGCGATATTAATATTATTACATAAAATACTGATAATCAGATTTTAAAATTAGCATCATTAAAAACATCCTTCCCCAACCCTTCCTTCGAAGGAAGGGAGCAAAAAAGTCTCCCTTTGATGAGAGATTTAGAGGGATGTTCAGCATTATTTTGATAACAACGCTAATTTAAACTAGAGCCATTCATTTTAATATTGATCTCGTTATCAATATATTAGTACTGTTCCAACAATGCCGTATTAATATCTTTAATCAATCCCGGACCTTTATAAATAAACCCTGTATACACCTGAACCAGACTGGCACCTGCATCTATCTTTTCTAAAGCATCCTCAGCAGAATGTATTCCTCCTACTCCGATAATAGGAAATGACCCATTACTCTTTTCAGATAAGTAGCGAATTACTTCGGTGCTCTTTTTTCGGATAGGTTTTCCGCTTAATCCCCCATTTCCAATAGCGGTTAATTTTTCCTGGGAAGTATGTAATCCTTCTCTATCAACTGATGTATTACTGGCAATTACTCCATCCAATCTAGTTTTCTGAACCAATTCAACAATTTCGTCCAATTGTTGCCTGTTTAAATCCGGAGCAATCTTTAAAACAATCGGCTTTTGAACCGAAAAAGAGGTATTTGCTTTTTGAACTTCTTTAATCAATTCTTCCAGATAATCCTTATCATTTAATTTGGCGTGGCTTCCTACATTTGGGCAACTTACGTTAAGCACAAAGTAATCCACATAGGGATGTAATTGATTAAAACAAGTCAGATAATCCCTAGTATAGTCTTCTGGCTTCGTATACGTATTTTTCCCAATGTTCCCGCCAATAATTAATTTGGAATTTCGTTTTTTTAAGCGTTGGCAGATAGCTTCTAGTCCGTCGTTGTTAAATCCCATTCGGTTGATAATCGCTTCATCTTCTATTAAGCGAAATAACCGGGTTTTAGGATTTCCTTCCTGTGCTTCCGGGGTCACGGTTCCAATCTCAATAAATCCAAAACCAAAATTTTCAAGTTCCTTATATAAGACTGCATTTTTATCAAAACCGGCAGCAAGCCCGACCGGGTTTTTAAACGTTAACCCAAAAACCTTACGTTCCAGACGTGAATCTTCAATAGCAAATTGTTTTTTTATAATGCCTATAGCCCCTGGTATTTTAGCAATCCTACGAATCCAGCCAAAGGTAAAATAATGTACTTTTTCCGGATCAAATTTAAACAGAAGCGGTTTGATAAGCTGTTGATACATAATTTTACCTTTACGTGCAAAAATACTATAACCAATTGGTATTAAAAATAGATTAAAACGTATTTTTAAAACGAATAGTAAAAACAGGACTTTATGGTAAGTAAACAGGAAATTATTGACCGATTTATCAGTTATGTTACGATTGACACAGAAAGTGACCCGGAAAGTCCTACTACGCCAAGTACCGAAAAACAGTGGGTATTAGCGAGGAAATTAACCGAGGAACTCAAGGTAATGGGAATGCAGGACGTCACTATTGACAATAACGCTTATGTAATGGCTACCTTACCAGCAACCACTTCTGATCTGGCACCAGTCATAGGGTTTATCTCGCATTTTGATACCTCACCTGATTTTACCGGGGCAAATGTTGTTCCTCAAATTATAGAAAATTACGACGGTGAACCTATACTCTTAAGTAAAGAACAAGAATTATACTTATCCCCAGATGAGTTTGAGGAATTACTACTTTACAAAGGTCAAACGTTGATTACTACGGATGGTACTACCCTTCTAGGAGCTGATGATAAAGCGGGAATTACGGAAATTATGACCGCCATGCAATATCTCATACAACATCCTGAGATTAAACATGGTAAAATTAAAGTAGGCTTTACCCCGGATGAAGAGATTGGTAGAGGAGCCCATAAGTTTGATGTAAAAAAGTTTGGTGCGGATTGGGCGTATACGATGGATGGAAGTCAAATTGGCGAACTGGAATACGAAAATTTTAACGCCGCTAGTGCCATTGTTAGAATTCAAGGGAAAATAGTACATCCGGGATATGCTAAAGGTAAAATGGTAAATAGCTTGTATATCGCACAGGA from Aquimarina sp. ERC-38 includes these protein-coding regions:
- the pepT gene encoding peptidase T; the protein is MVSKQEIIDRFISYVTIDTESDPESPTTPSTEKQWVLARKLTEELKVMGMQDVTIDNNAYVMATLPATTSDLAPVIGFISHFDTSPDFTGANVVPQIIENYDGEPILLSKEQELYLSPDEFEELLLYKGQTLITTDGTTLLGADDKAGITEIMTAMQYLIQHPEIKHGKIKVGFTPDEEIGRGAHKFDVKKFGADWAYTMDGSQIGELEYENFNAASAIVRIQGKIVHPGYAKGKMVNSLYIAQDFIAALPRMETPEHTTGREGFFHLHDIKGDVDYTELHYIIRDHDKSQFEARKNKIAEIAKNLNEQYKAERITVEIQDQYFNMREKIESKMHIVTIAEKAIIKAGIEPIIKPIRGGTDGSQLSFMGLPCPNIFAGGHNFHGRYEFVPVESMLKAVEVIVNIAQLTVSEKFDE
- a CDS encoding quinone-dependent dihydroorotate dehydrogenase; the protein is MYQQLIKPLLFKFDPEKVHYFTFGWIRRIAKIPGAIGIIKKQFAIEDSRLERKVFGLTFKNPVGLAAGFDKNAVLYKELENFGFGFIEIGTVTPEAQEGNPKTRLFRLIEDEAIINRMGFNNDGLEAICQRLKKRNSKLIIGGNIGKNTYTKPEDYTRDYLTCFNQLHPYVDYFVLNVSCPNVGSHAKLNDKDYLEELIKEVQKANTSFSVQKPIVLKIAPDLNRQQLDEIVELVQKTRLDGVIASNTSVDREGLHTSQEKLTAIGNGGLSGKPIRKKSTEVIRYLSEKSNGSFPIIGVGGIHSAEDALEKIDAGASLVQVYTGFIYKGPGLIKDINTALLEQY
- a CDS encoding PorP/SprF family type IX secretion system membrane protein yields the protein MRHLLQKLVIIGFLSFVQALSGQQLPSFDQYYYNNVLINPAYAGFPEFIEIITSTTQTFTGFEGNPRTINLTGNAPVFDRQGGISAGYTRDEVGVTSATKFFASYAYRIDLDNNYDNIQWWHYNPTFISFGLQTSLLFLENNLLSLGVEGDPVFQDIIDVTIPTANIGILLNEKEFFVGLSVIQLFPNIFFSEKNIKLQSSYQLHGGYYWVITGNSPLVIKPHTLLKYVPNAPAQLDINLAAKFKNGLEIGTGYRSDDTLNFVAGFYFYKRWRAMYTLNQSFNNNPISGRHGLVLSYQFGNGY
- a CDS encoding alpha/beta hydrolase family esterase; this encodes MMKKTYPLLIISIVLLLLSTSFSQLQAQKLLKGSLMVDGVRRTYKIFIPSKYRPGKKVPLLLNFHGYTMNAGLMVAYAEFRPIANRENFIVVYPQGLRDFTDTTHFNVGWGNSNVDDLAFTKALLNQVEATYSIDKKRIYSTGFSNGGFFSYKLACELSGRIAAIASVAGSVTRGQFANCPTVHQMPILEIHGTNDETVDYNGSDLFTPIPDVLSYWINFNNTRSVPQTRQVRNKAWWDGSTVTELTYSGGKNGAIVKHFRVNNGEHSWPGTFVPFGTNFDIKASREVWNFLSQYDINGLRKGANKSTLSSEGTEEAISFYFDVNSSILAVDQVKNDGQPYAVVSMEGKLVDKGVLFKDDNYINLSTLSTGMYVLTTAEESYKFIKK
- a CDS encoding gliding motility-associated C-terminal domain-containing protein, translated to MQAVPTCTTTIIPTATQDNVPVNLRFEWNAAARASGYFISIGTSENTEDILTRTDVNNTTTYLPSNLLPFRTELFVKIIPYNGIGEAQDCESIRFITEDEPFVAPKTLKGFSPNGDGINDRWEIANIEDYPQNEVYIYNRWGSLVFKTKGYDNKENIFKGIANQGTNIGADELPEGTYFYQVINVPSGAIDRPKGMVIIKR